The Candidatus Micropelagos thuwalensis genome has a window encoding:
- a CDS encoding class I SAM-dependent methyltransferase, which produces MFISQPGKDSKSNQMNELKQIIIEEIRANGPMPLEDYMARALGDNTHGYYTKKDPFGKKGDFITAPETSQVFGELIGLWGLDFWINSGSWSNFNLVELGPGRGTLIRDITNAVKGHPTYLQSARLHLLETSPVLRDLQNRTLSHITREKSACQWHENIDDLIEACHGMPVIIYANEFFDALPIRQYVQENDSWALRCVDVEDNELVPITSKDRLLTEHLPAAQNFSHGDILETTPLAESIVMQLANYITKYGGALLMIDYGYTKNQPGDTFQALSDHRTVSPYKSPGDADLTAHVNFKRLADIAEDTSCKSLGPVSQRNFLLSLGLEQRFESLSLNATTQQKIDLLAARNRLIGVDQMGVLFNVLAVTKSDAALPAGFEEISRDVL; this is translated from the coding sequence TTGTTTATCTCGCAACCCGGAAAAGACAGCAAATCAAATCAGATGAATGAGCTCAAACAAATTATCATTGAGGAAATTCGCGCAAACGGGCCGATGCCGCTTGAAGATTATATGGCGCGCGCACTCGGGGATAACACGCACGGTTATTACACAAAAAAAGATCCATTCGGCAAAAAAGGAGATTTTATCACTGCACCTGAAACCAGTCAGGTTTTCGGCGAGTTGATCGGCCTATGGGGGCTAGACTTCTGGATAAACTCTGGTTCATGGTCGAATTTCAATTTAGTAGAACTCGGCCCCGGGCGCGGCACGCTCATACGCGATATCACTAATGCAGTAAAGGGACACCCTACCTACCTGCAATCTGCCCGCCTACATCTGCTAGAAACCAGCCCTGTATTAAGAGACCTGCAAAACCGAACTCTCTCTCATATCACTCGTGAGAAATCCGCCTGTCAGTGGCATGAAAATATCGATGATTTAATTGAGGCCTGTCATGGCATGCCTGTGATTATTTATGCCAATGAATTTTTTGATGCTCTTCCTATTCGCCAATATGTACAAGAAAATGACTCATGGGCTCTGAGATGTGTTGATGTGGAAGACAATGAACTTGTTCCAATAACCTCCAAAGATAGATTGCTCACGGAACACCTACCGGCAGCGCAGAACTTTTCGCACGGAGATATTTTAGAAACGACGCCTTTAGCCGAGTCCATTGTGATGCAACTCGCCAACTATATTACTAAATATGGTGGCGCACTTTTGATGATTGATTATGGCTACACAAAAAATCAACCAGGCGACACGTTCCAAGCATTGTCCGACCATCGGACTGTTTCACCCTATAAAAGCCCAGGAGATGCAGACCTCACAGCCCATGTGAATTTTAAACGCCTTGCTGATATAGCAGAGGATACATCCTGCAAAAGTTTAGGCCCTGTCTCGCAAAGAAACTTTCTTTTATCCCTTGGACTGGAACAACGCTTTGAAAGCTTAAGCCTAAACGCCACTACCCAACAGAAAATTGATTTACTTGCGGCACGTAATCGGCTTATTGGCGTCGATCAAATGGGTGTGCTTTTCAATGTACTTGCGGTTACAAAATCTGATGCGGCATTACCTGCAGGATTTGAAGAAATATCAAGGGATGTTTTATGA